In Anaerococcus prevotii DSM 20548, the following are encoded in one genomic region:
- the papB gene encoding PapB family radical SAM/SPASM ranthipeptide maturase, producing MITSGFIKLKHNNNKYIFDYDNVSIIRIDDKVEKFLNLMQKYEWEELENKSSMYMTKQEYRKLIESMKSMGFLREAEFEGKQHYDSSNKISSITLMLIQGCNLACKYCFGDEGRYNHTGFMDSDTAKQSIDFLIENTNSDKLNIIFFGGEPLLRFDLIKEIVNYCKIKESTNKLKFYFSMTTNGTLLNKEVNEFIIENKINTMISIDGDLNDNSDRVYQNGNQAYNDIIENTLYLRNKGLLSARATITPRNLDMVRVFEHLNTLNFKNIPISAADNSLGTLEYKRYIDENINLINQFKDYIKNGEIDKAKKVKILFRALKQIHFSKKQNYPCGAAFNSVAIDIDGNIYPCHRFVSYDHYNIGNVYSNCMQTSNFIKKIFNDNSKLTECSSCFAKHFCRCGCPYENYENTGILNRPSSRQCYLNKVIFMKLLYLYIDLSDSEIKALFE from the coding sequence ATGATTACATCAGGTTTTATAAAACTCAAACATAATAACAACAAATACATTTTTGATTATGATAATGTGTCAATAATACGAATTGATGACAAAGTAGAAAAATTTTTAAATTTAATGCAGAAGTATGAATGGGAAGAATTAGAAAATAAATCATCTATGTATATGACTAAACAGGAATATAGAAAATTAATAGAATCTATGAAATCTATGGGTTTTTTAAGAGAAGCAGAATTTGAAGGTAAACAACACTATGATTCTAGCAATAAAATTTCATCGATAACATTGATGCTTATTCAAGGCTGTAACTTAGCATGCAAGTATTGTTTTGGTGATGAAGGTAGATATAATCACACTGGATTTATGGATTCAGACACAGCTAAACAATCAATAGATTTTTTAATTGAAAATACAAATAGTGATAAACTTAATATTATATTTTTTGGTGGAGAACCGTTATTAAGATTTGATCTGATTAAAGAAATAGTAAATTATTGTAAAATCAAAGAATCAACCAATAAATTAAAATTTTATTTTAGTATGACAACTAATGGTACATTGTTAAATAAAGAAGTAAATGAATTCATCATTGAAAATAAAATTAATACAATGATTAGTATAGATGGAGACTTAAACGATAATAGTGATAGGGTTTATCAAAATGGCAATCAAGCATACAATGACATTATAGAAAATACTTTATACTTAAGAAATAAAGGCTTACTATCGGCTAGAGCTACCATTACTCCTAGAAATTTAGATATGGTTAGAGTTTTTGAGCATTTAAATACCTTGAACTTTAAGAATATACCAATATCTGCCGCTGACAATTCTTTAGGAACACTTGAATATAAGAGGTATATTGATGAAAATATAAATCTTATCAATCAATTTAAAGATTATATTAAAAATGGAGAAATAGATAAAGCTAAGAAAGTAAAAATTCTATTCAGGGCATTAAAGCAAATACATTTTAGCAAAAAACAAAATTACCCTTGTGGTGCTGCTTTTAACTCAGTGGCTATTGATATTGATGGAAATATATATCCTTGTCATAGGTTTGTATCGTATGATCATTATAATATAGGTAATGTATATTCAAATTGTATGCAGACTTCTAATTTCATAAAAAAAATCTTTAATGATAATAGCAAGCTTACTGAATGTAGTAGCTGCTTTGCTAAACATTTCTGTAGGTGTGGCTGCCCTTACGAAAATTATGAAAACACAGGTATTTTAAATAGACCTTCCAGTAGACAGTGCTATTTAAATAAAGTTATATTTATGAAATTATTATACTTATATATAGATTTAAGTGATTCTGAGATAAAGGCGTTATTTGAGTAG
- a CDS encoding ABC transporter ATP-binding protein, translating into MEKIIKIKNLYKSYGKGSVKNEVLKDIDLNINEGEFVSIMGKSGSGKSTLLNIIATIEKPDKGQIEIDGNNIEKLSLKKANDFRRKYLGFIFQDFKLIESMNVKENIAVPLLLKNEKPNTINQKIDNILKKLNIEYLKDKNSYEISGGEKQRVACARALIGNPKIILADEPTGALDSNSAENLMNLIKDINKKFNTTVLLVTHDKNVAEYGDRIITIKDGEIEG; encoded by the coding sequence GTGGAAAAAATAATTAAAATAAAAAATCTTTATAAGAGTTATGGTAAAGGTTCAGTAAAAAATGAAGTTCTTAAAGATATAGATTTAAATATTAATGAAGGTGAATTTGTTTCTATAATGGGAAAATCTGGATCTGGAAAGTCTACACTTTTAAATATAATAGCTACTATAGAAAAACCGGATAAAGGTCAGATAGAAATTGATGGAAACAATATAGAGAAACTTAGTTTAAAAAAGGCAAATGACTTTAGAAGAAAATATTTAGGTTTTATTTTTCAAGATTTTAAATTAATTGAATCTATGAATGTTAAAGAAAATATTGCAGTTCCACTATTATTAAAAAACGAAAAGCCTAATACTATAAATCAAAAAATAGACAATATCTTAAAAAAATTAAATATAGAATACTTAAAAGATAAAAACTCTTATGAAATATCTGGTGGAGAAAAACAAAGAGTTGCTTGTGCAAGAGCACTTATAGGTAATCCTAAGATTATACTGGCCGATGAGCCAACGGGGGCTTTAGATTCTAACTCTGCTGAAAATTTGATGAATCTTATAAAAGATATAAATAAAAAATTTAATACTACAGTGCTTTTAGTTACTCATGATAAAAATGTAGCCGAGTATGGAGATAGAATTATAACAATAAAAGATGGAGAAATAGAGGGATAA
- a CDS encoding FtsX-like permease family protein yields MRIRISNLSLKDKVDKYKTYFISIIVCATLFFSFLSIADSKSVIMSNDLYDFSYFETIIRWLIYIASAGIFLILNFVNGNIYKIRIKSISVLNIMGAKRSTLAKILAMEMLPIYCIGVLIGICVGQITSQFINAFIANAILEKYSINLVFYASTLLRTIIYFALIFLITNLFNAFKIIKKKPIDLINDGKNINKKTVSKTKLIISSLIFIICLVYISYNIYTYFNLDRDFTGPIPNYESNKVQASLLIASILLMYSFFYTIIYFLDKKRKNESIYQKDKLLVSSNIQMNIFENVRLLVTIVIFLVISILAFSLPRIMSTIGEENYHNRMKNDIYVLTDFYVLDSQKDVIENDYSFIENLVEEKGANLEGSVELKYFYPRKEDFKPYSKKNNRYDESRLAISLSQYNELRKMQNLDEIELKDNEFAYQLANTEDIDQYKDNLIKNRKLKLDTVELVGKGQGLDYVYTENLGTYIYGGINKDLLIFPDKVTENLDLAKINFVGNTDGGLDYKSAKELENEIETTVNKQFTNLEDKYKDELEKENSEGFLQVIRLDEIEKVDTKFMSLLTLVLGTYIGFIFTIIVMTILLIQSLINTKNSLENYKMLEILGLDKNRVLSINNKITRSFSMIPLIISIFIIVSILISIYIRFKNRIKLFIGLDNYIYSLLISICLVLVFIVLYIFIIIRENKKLVNQKMR; encoded by the coding sequence ATGAGAATAAGAATATCTAATTTAAGTCTAAAAGATAAAGTAGATAAATATAAGACTTATTTCATATCAATTATTGTTTGTGCGACTTTATTTTTTTCATTTCTTTCTATAGCTGATTCTAAAAGTGTGATAATGTCAAATGATTTATATGATTTTTCATATTTTGAAACAATAATAAGGTGGTTAATATATATAGCATCAGCAGGGATATTTTTGATATTAAATTTCGTAAATGGAAATATTTATAAAATTAGAATTAAAAGCATATCAGTATTAAATATTATGGGAGCAAAAAGATCTACCTTGGCTAAAATACTTGCTATGGAGATGCTACCTATTTATTGTATAGGTGTTTTAATTGGAATTTGTGTAGGTCAAATCACTTCTCAATTTATAAATGCTTTTATAGCAAATGCAATTTTAGAAAAATATTCCATAAATTTAGTATTTTATGCTAGTACCCTTCTTAGAACTATTATTTATTTTGCTTTGATATTTCTTATAACAAATCTTTTTAATGCTTTTAAGATAATTAAAAAGAAACCAATAGATTTAATAAATGATGGGAAAAATATTAATAAAAAGACTGTATCAAAAACTAAGTTAATAATATCAAGCCTCATCTTCATTATCTGCTTAGTATATATATCATATAATATATACACTTATTTTAATTTAGATAGAGACTTTACAGGTCCAATACCAAATTACGAAAGCAATAAAGTTCAAGCTAGTCTTTTAATAGCGTCTATACTACTTATGTATTCATTTTTCTATACTATTATTTATTTTTTAGATAAGAAACGTAAAAATGAAAGCATATATCAAAAAGATAAGCTCCTCGTATCATCTAATATTCAAATGAATATATTTGAAAATGTTAGGTTATTAGTAACTATAGTTATATTCTTGGTTATTTCTATTTTGGCTTTTTCATTGCCTAGAATCATGTCTACGATTGGGGAAGAGAATTATCATAACAGGATGAAAAATGATATATATGTTCTCACTGATTTTTATGTCCTGGACAGTCAAAAAGATGTTATAGAGAATGATTATTCTTTTATTGAAAATTTAGTAGAAGAGAAGGGGGCAAATTTAGAAGGAAGCGTAGAACTTAAATATTTTTATCCAAGAAAAGAAGATTTTAAACCTTATAGTAAGAAGAATAATAGATATGATGAATCTCGTTTAGCTATATCTTTAAGTCAATACAATGAATTAAGGAAAATGCAAAACTTAGATGAAATAGAACTTAAAGACAATGAATTTGCCTACCAATTAGCAAATACTGAAGACATAGACCAGTACAAAGATAACTTGATAAAAAATAGAAAATTAAAATTAGATACAGTAGAGCTAGTTGGTAAAGGACAAGGACTTGATTATGTTTACACTGAAAATCTAGGAACTTATATTTATGGTGGTATAAACAAGGATTTGTTAATCTTTCCAGATAAAGTAACAGAAAATCTCGATCTTGCAAAAATTAACTTTGTTGGCAATACTGATGGAGGGTTAGATTATAAAAGTGCAAAAGAATTAGAAAATGAAATAGAAACGACTGTTAATAAACAGTTTACAAATTTGGAAGATAAATATAAAGATGAGTTAGAAAAAGAAAATTCAGAAGGATTTTTACAAGTTATTAGGCTTGATGAAATAGAAAAAGTGGACACTAAATTTATGTCACTTTTGACTTTAGTATTGGGAACATATATTGGATTTATATTTACAATCATTGTAATGACAATTCTATTAATACAGTCCCTGATAAATACCAAAAACTCACTAGAAAACTATAAAATGTTAGAAATTCTTGGTTTAGATAAGAATAGGGTTTTAAGTATAAATAACAAAATCACACGCTCTTTCTCAATGATACCACTTATTATTTCTATTTTTATAATAGTATCTATACTAATATCTATCTACATTCGATTTAAAAATAGGATTAAGCTTTTTATTGGATTAGATAACTATATTTACTCGCTTTTAATAAGTATTTGTCTTGTATTAGTTTTCATAGTTCTATATATTTTTATTATAATTAGAGAAAATAAGAAGCTAGTAAATCAAAAAATGAGATAA